Proteins encoded within one genomic window of Anastrepha ludens isolate Willacy chromosome 4, idAnaLude1.1, whole genome shotgun sequence:
- the LOC128859614 gene encoding odorant receptor 67d-like has product MAIKKIQPSQSFAKIIRMARFISGVVGADVSNMDYKINIITVIVIICITIYFIFTASTVANVFSENWKYMLEASCMVGSVLQGITKLISGICYTKSISGMRLELEKLYSEYETKGEAYCKALNECCERVWQIIKLVGQLYAASVFGILLLTVILVIVTGKQVYVMHFFLPGIDVNTHFGYLTTMVVQTVVFLAGGFGLFAGDLFFLIYLGQPELFRDLLVLKVKNLNEVSAERNVITERLLIDIIEWHQYYTDYNKRCNRIFYYIITMQIVTSGISIICTMYIILMGDWPGAYLYIMVAVCGLYLYCIIGTKIETCNQAFYEELYNINWYNFDVKNQKMMVFILKKSQSPSEIKIGGVLPLSVQTALSITKSIYGLFTMMLGFLDEEQ; this is encoded by the exons atggctattaaaaaaatccaaCCTTCTCAATCATTCGCAAAAATAATAAGGATGGCTCGCTTCATTTCCGGAGTGGTCGGTGCTGACGTCTCCAATATGGATTATAAAATCAACATTATAACCGTTATAGTGATAATCTGTATTACCATTTATTTCATCTTCACTGCTTCAACGGTAGCGAATGTATTTTCGGAAAATTGGAAATACATGTTGGAGGCATCCTGTATGGTGGGCAGCGTATTGCAGGGCATCACCAAACTTATTTCGGGGATCTGTTACACGAAATCCATCTCTGGAATGCGCTTGGAATTAGAAAAGCTCTATAGTGAATACGAAACTAAGGGTGAGGCCTATTGTAAGGCTTTGAATGAGTGTTGCGAGCGCGTATGGCAAATTATAAAACTGGTCGGCCAACTCTATGCTGCCTCAGTATTTGGTATACTCCTTTTAACTGTCATTTTGGTTATCGTAACTGGCAAGCAAGTTTATGTAATGCATTTCTTTCTTCCTGGAATCGACGTCAATACGCATTTTGGTTATTTGACTACAATGGTTGTGCAAACTGTGGTATTTTTAGCTGGCGGTTTTGGTCTCTTTGCAGGAGATTTATTCTTCCTGATTTACCTAGGGCAGCCAGAATTATTTCGCGATCTTTTggtattaaaagtaaaaaacctAAATGAGGTTTCTGCCGAACGCAATGTAATAACTGAAAGACTATTGATCGATATTATTGAATGGCATCAATACTACACAGA TTACAACAAGCGTTGCAAtcgaatattttattacataatcACCATGCAAATTGTGACATCGGGCATTTCAATCATTTGCactatgtatattattttaatgggaGATTGGCCAGGCGCATACTTGTATATTATGGTAGCTGTTTGTGGACTTTATCTTTATTGTATTATTGGCACAAAAATCGAGACTTGT AATCAAgcgttttatgaggagctttacaACATTAACTGGTATAATTTTGAcgtaaaaaatcagaaaatgatggtatttattttgaagaagtCCCAAAGCCccagtgaaataaaaattggcgGAGTCTTGCCACTATCCGTACAAACTGCACTTTCG ataacaAAATCAATTTACGGATTATTTACAATGATGTTGGGCTTCTTGGATGAGGAGCAGTGA
- the LOC128859615 gene encoding odorant receptor 67d-like yields the protein MAVKNIRPSQSLAKIIKAFRLISGVVGADVYDVNYRVNIITVIVIICITIYFIFTATTVANVFSENWKYMLEASCMVGSVLQGVTKLISAIVFAKDISTVCSELEWLYSEYETKGEAYCKALNECCERVWQFIKMVGNIYAIAVVGILFLTAVMVIVTDKQVYVMQFLIPGVDVETNFGYLTTLIVHTVLLIAGGFGLFAGDLFFLFFLGQPELFRDLLVLKVEHLNKVSTKNNVITERLLIDIIEWHQYYTDYNKRCNRIFYYIITMQIVTSGISIICTMYIILMGDWPGAYLYIVVAFSGLYLYCIIGTKIETCNQAFYEELYNINWYNLDVKNQKMMVFILKKSQSPSEIKIGGFLPLSVQTALSITKSIYGIFTMMLRFLDENQ from the exons ATGgctgtaaaaaatattcgacCTTCGCAGTCACTTGCAAAAATCATTAAGGCCTTTCGACTCATTTCCGGAGTGGTCGGCGCTGATGTGTACGATGTGAATTATAGAGTTAACATTATTACCGTTATAGTGATAATCTGCATTACCATATATTTCATCTTCACTGCCACCACTGTGGCGAATGTATTTTCGGAGAATTGGAAATACATGCTGGAGGCATCCTGTATGGTGGGCAGCGTTTTGCAGGGCGTCACCAAACTTATTTCGGCCATTGTTTTCGCCAAAGATATCTCCACGGTATGCTCAGAATTAGAATGGCTCTATAGTGAATACGAAACTAAGGGCGAGGCCTATTGTAAGGCTTTGAATGAGTGTTGCGAGCGCGTATGGCAATTTATCAAAATGGTTGGAAACATTTACGCTATCGCTGTTGtaggaatattatttttgacaGCCGTTATGGTCATCGTAACCGACAAGCAAGTTTATGTAATGCAATTCCTTATACCTGGGGTGGACGTTGAGACGAATTTTGGTTATTTGACTACATTGATTGTGCACACTGTGCTGTTAATAGCTGGCGGTTTTGGACTCTTTGCGGGCgatctattttttttgttctttctgGGACAACCGGAATTGTTTCGCGATCTTTTGGTATTGAAAGTAGAACACCTTAATAAGGTTTCTACCAAAAACAATGTAATAACTGAAAGACTATTGATCGATATTATTGAATGGCATCAATACTACACAGA TTACAACAAGCGTTGCAAtcgaatattttattacatcatCACCATGCAAATTGTGACATCGGGCATTTCAATCATTTGCactatgtatattattttaatgggaGATTGGCCAGGCGCATACCTGTACATTGTGGTCGCATTCAGTGGACTTTATCTTTATTGTATTATTGGCACAAAAATCGAGACTTGT AATCAAGcgttttatgaagagctttacAACATTAACTGGTACAATTTGGAcgtaaaaaatcagaaaatgatggtatttattttgaagaagtCTCAAAGTCccagtgaaataaaaattggcgGATTCCTACCACTCTCCGTACAAACAGCACTTTCG ATAACAAAATCGATTTATGGAATATTTACAATGATGTTACGCTTTTTGGATGAGAACCAATGA